A window from Tautonia rosea encodes these proteins:
- a CDS encoding DUF1501 domain-containing protein — MSGRIDSNRAVPSRRTFLVASGMGVAGLQFGTPGMVLGRDSNNPGQPKRSARSTILFFLCGGASHIDTWDMKPDAPAEFRGPFQPIASRVPGVRLCEHLPKLAEQAQHLAVINSVGNSVSTNDHHAGYYYQLTGHQPDPTFLSMGNDRTPQPDDWPFMGSVVASRRPPHPNLINAITLPHKPSRAPYTRPGQFAARIGVEHDPLYLMGNRDTPLTFQVPALTLQADVNHPRLHARRALLNTIDEARRDLDQVRAVQTYATHEEKALGLLASAETTRAFDLLDEPEAVRARYGETTNGMSLLMARRLVEAGVPFITVFWLEDQAIANRCKSAGGWDTHGNNFNCLKEFLLPEFDQALSGLLGDLHDRGLLDETLVMVTSEMGRKPRIGDPRSGGESGAGRDHWTHCMSVLMAGGGVQGGQTYGSSDRIAAYPADRPVTPADVTHTVYHAMGIDDLEATDREGRPFSLLAEGAPILSLF; from the coding sequence ATGTCAGGCAGAATCGACTCGAATCGGGCAGTACCTTCACGCAGAACATTTCTCGTCGCATCGGGGATGGGGGTCGCTGGTCTGCAGTTCGGCACTCCCGGAATGGTCCTTGGACGAGACTCGAACAATCCCGGACAACCGAAAAGGTCAGCTCGATCGACGATCTTGTTCTTTCTCTGCGGTGGAGCGTCTCACATCGACACCTGGGACATGAAGCCCGATGCCCCGGCCGAATTCCGAGGCCCGTTTCAACCCATCGCCTCCCGTGTGCCCGGCGTTCGGCTCTGTGAACACCTCCCGAAACTGGCCGAGCAGGCCCAGCATCTGGCAGTGATCAACTCAGTCGGCAACTCCGTCTCCACGAACGATCACCATGCAGGCTATTATTATCAATTGACCGGTCATCAACCCGACCCGACCTTCCTCAGCATGGGGAACGACCGAACTCCCCAGCCCGATGACTGGCCGTTCATGGGAAGCGTTGTTGCGTCCCGACGTCCTCCCCACCCTAACCTGATCAACGCGATCACCTTGCCTCACAAGCCGAGCCGGGCGCCTTACACGCGTCCCGGTCAGTTCGCCGCTCGGATCGGAGTGGAACACGACCCGCTCTATCTGATGGGGAATCGCGACACTCCCTTAACCTTCCAGGTGCCGGCGCTCACGCTTCAGGCCGATGTGAATCACCCTCGATTACACGCGCGGCGGGCCTTGCTCAACACCATCGACGAGGCCCGGCGCGACCTCGATCAGGTCCGAGCCGTCCAAACCTACGCCACTCATGAAGAAAAAGCGCTGGGATTACTGGCGTCCGCCGAGACGACCCGCGCGTTCGACTTGCTCGACGAACCCGAAGCCGTTCGAGCCCGATACGGCGAGACGACTAATGGCATGAGCTTGCTCATGGCTCGCCGACTGGTCGAAGCCGGGGTACCGTTCATCACGGTTTTCTGGCTCGAGGACCAGGCCATCGCCAATCGCTGCAAGAGTGCCGGTGGCTGGGACACGCATGGAAACAACTTCAATTGCTTGAAGGAATTCCTTCTCCCCGAGTTTGATCAGGCCCTTTCTGGCTTGCTGGGCGATCTGCACGATCGCGGCCTGCTCGATGAAACACTGGTCATGGTGACCAGCGAGATGGGCCGCAAGCCTCGAATCGGCGACCCAAGATCCGGCGGTGAATCCGGCGCGGGTCGGGACCACTGGACCCACTGCATGAGCGTGCTCATGGCCGGAGGCGGGGTCCAGGGAGGGCAAACGTACGGATCGAGCGATCGAATCGCCGCTTATCCTGCCGATCGACCGGTCACTCCCGCCGACGTGACCCACACAGTCTATCACGCCATGGGGATCGATGACCTGGAAGCGACCGATCGTGAAGGACGCCCCTTCAGCTTGCTGGCCGAAGGGGCACCGATTCTCAGCCTGTTCTGA
- a CDS encoding porin, with translation MPNSDWRRSVWLALFLGSALPMTRANPAPLLDDVPSAAIPHSETDQPEALAERVRRLEELNHRLLEQYNAVLSREAERDQRYQELEDQYHRLLDRLNEPTDTLVEPAQASVLRSAEEPDPFADREANEGLDRIIVGPGRAFPIFAPGSEPRLLGKVGEGFELFTPDEELSLGVRVLNQVDFKTYAPGDLDPATSGLFLPRTRFYLAGHLTRPIEYEVSFQRSLEGVLDLLDGFVNFRFNEGFQIKFGRSLVPYSFDWYDHLEPYFITPERSLYPLNFGLSRQAGLMAWGYLGDGRLEYAVGGFSGGILGIADTNSTREAAGYLNWRPFLLTERFPRLRYLNLGGSIAGGQTIRDNEERPMPLRTSIQATENSREASAASISFLDFEEDVRMFGDRFQGALHLAYYGGGWSFESEVQAGRYQYEKLGLSLRPSVPVIGYHLTAARFLTGEEPHARTTIVPLRPFAPTQGLYGPGAIEVFARISQLQLGREVFDFELANEEFWTRDIVMTDIGFNWYANRYVKFYFDWQRSAFGSPVLLNERSGTRRSSSDLFWIRCQIWF, from the coding sequence GTGCCGAATTCCGACTGGAGGCGATCCGTCTGGCTCGCACTCTTCCTCGGATCGGCCTTGCCGATGACGAGGGCCAATCCCGCCCCGTTGCTTGATGACGTCCCCTCGGCTGCGATTCCCCACTCGGAGACGGATCAGCCAGAAGCGCTCGCCGAACGGGTGCGGCGGCTCGAAGAACTGAACCATCGACTTCTGGAACAGTACAACGCGGTCTTGAGTCGCGAAGCCGAACGTGACCAACGCTACCAGGAGCTTGAGGACCAGTACCACCGCCTCCTCGATCGCCTCAATGAACCGACCGACACCCTCGTCGAACCGGCTCAAGCCTCCGTATTACGATCCGCAGAAGAACCTGACCCGTTCGCAGATCGAGAGGCCAACGAGGGGCTCGATCGGATTATCGTCGGGCCAGGTCGAGCCTTTCCCATCTTCGCCCCGGGAAGCGAGCCTCGACTCCTCGGAAAGGTCGGTGAGGGGTTCGAGCTGTTCACGCCGGACGAAGAGCTGAGCCTTGGTGTGCGGGTCCTCAATCAGGTCGACTTCAAAACGTATGCACCCGGCGATCTCGATCCGGCCACAAGCGGCCTTTTTCTGCCTCGGACCCGATTCTACCTTGCCGGTCATCTCACACGGCCCATCGAGTACGAAGTCTCGTTCCAGCGCAGCCTGGAAGGCGTGCTCGACCTGCTCGACGGATTTGTGAACTTTCGCTTCAACGAAGGATTTCAGATCAAGTTCGGGCGATCGCTCGTTCCCTACAGCTTTGACTGGTATGACCACCTCGAACCCTACTTCATCACTCCCGAGCGATCGCTTTATCCCCTGAACTTCGGTCTCTCTCGACAGGCAGGGCTAATGGCCTGGGGATACCTTGGGGACGGTCGCCTGGAATATGCCGTGGGAGGATTCTCGGGAGGAATCCTCGGAATCGCCGACACCAACTCGACTCGAGAGGCTGCGGGCTATCTCAACTGGCGACCCTTCTTGTTGACGGAACGCTTCCCGAGACTCCGATATCTGAACCTCGGAGGATCGATCGCCGGGGGCCAGACCATCAGGGATAACGAAGAACGGCCCATGCCGCTTCGAACCTCTATTCAGGCCACCGAGAACAGCCGGGAGGCTTCCGCCGCTTCCATCAGCTTCCTCGATTTCGAGGAAGATGTCCGCATGTTCGGCGATCGCTTCCAGGGAGCACTGCACCTGGCCTATTACGGGGGCGGATGGTCGTTTGAATCGGAGGTTCAGGCAGGTCGTTACCAGTACGAGAAGCTCGGCCTTTCCCTTCGGCCCAGCGTTCCGGTCATCGGCTACCATCTCACCGCCGCTCGGTTCCTGACCGGGGAGGAACCACACGCTCGCACCACAATTGTCCCGCTCCGACCGTTCGCGCCGACACAAGGACTATATGGCCCCGGAGCCATCGAGGTCTTCGCTCGAATCAGCCAGTTGCAGCTCGGGCGTGAGGTCTTCGACTTCGAGCTTGCCAACGAAGAATTTTGGACCCGAGACATCGTAATGACGGATATCGGCTTCAACTGGTACGCCAATCGTTATGTGAAATTCTACTTCGATTGGCAGCGTTCTGCCTTCGGTTCCCCCGTCTTGCTGAACGAACGTAGCGGCACCCGCCGTTCGAGCAGCGACCTGTTCTGGATTCGTTGTCAGATCTGGTTCTGA